A genome region from Arachis duranensis cultivar V14167 chromosome 6, aradu.V14167.gnm2.J7QH, whole genome shotgun sequence includes the following:
- the LOC107493649 gene encoding uncharacterized protein LOC107493649, with protein sequence MNQNAHHPPPTTHNPPQAPPESQRLTNLEALMDKMMKYQEMATKNQEASIKSLERQIGQISKQISIERPSSSLPSDTIPNPKEECKAIQLRSGRILMGNNDTTKKQKESIKEPTEDEKQTKADQAKDQEEMPTKSTEKLKEKDNQPHSSREMTQGQQQLGKSITPPLPYPQRFNKEVKDQHFHKFLETFKKLEINIPLAEALEQMPLVLIQKGLPPKLEDPGSFFLPCTIGEVTVTKAMCDLGASINLIPSSLVKKLHIEEVKPIQMSLELVNKSMVHPRGVVENLLVKVDSFIYPADFVVLESDEDDGDSVILGRPFLATARAIIDIEKGELTLRMHDQSVILKVLPEAQFNEKKKDYMKIDKGESQLKEENDKESQGNIPKIRVVQIDEGAQEDIGVLATEKKNENLNTPNKEPPSKDKKDSTYG encoded by the exons ATGAACCAAAATGCCCACCATCCACCACCTACAACTCACAACCCACCACAAGCACCACCTGAATCCCAAAGACTCACAAACTTGGAGGCCTTGATGGACAAAATGATGAAATATCAGGAAATGGCAACCAAAAACCAAGAAGCATCAATAAAAAGCCTAGAGAGGCAGATAGGGCAAATCTCCAAGCAAATCTCTATTGAGAGACCTTCAAGCTCACTGCCTAGTGACACAATCCCAAATCCCAaggaggaatgcaaggcaatcCAATTGAGAAGTGGGAGAATACTGATGGGCAACAATGACactacaaagaagcaaaaagagaGCATCAAAGAACCAACAGAGGATGAGAAGCAAACAAAAGCGGATCAAGCTAAGGATCAAGAGGAGATGCCAACCAAAAGCACTGAGAAACTCAAGGAGAAGGACAACCAGCCACATAGCTCAAGGGAAATGACTCAAGGGCAGCAGCAACTAGGAAAGAGCATCACACCTCCATTACCATATCCTCAGAGATTCAACAAAGAGGTTAAGGACcaacatttccacaaatttcttgagaccttcaagaagctggaaatcaataTCCCTCTAGCTGAAGCACTTGAGCagatgcctct AGTCTTGATTCAAAAAGGGCTGCCTCCCAAGCTTGAGGACCCAGGGAGTTTCTTtttaccttgcaccattggggAAGTAACCGTCACTAAAGCAATGTGCGATCTCGGAGCAAGTATTAATTTGATACCGTCCTCCCTGGTGAAAAAGCTGCACATAGAGGAAGTCAAACCAATACAAATGTCGCTGGAGCTGGTAAATAAGTCAATGGTGCACCCTAGGGGTGTAGTTGAAAATCTCTTGGTCAAGGTGGATAGCTTTATATATCCTGCTGACTTTGTGGTCCTAGAGTCAGACGAGGATGATGGTGACTCTGTTATACTAGGAAGGCCAttcttggccactgctagagccatcatAGACATAGAGAAAGGGGAGTTGACTCTCAGGATGCATGATCAGAGTGTCATTCTAAAAGTCTTACCAGAGGCACAGTTtaatgaaaagaagaaagacTATATGAAAATTGACAAGGGAGAATCACAGTTGAAGGAAGAAAATGACAAGGAGAGTCAAGGCAACATCCCAAAGATAAGAGTTGTGCAGATTGATGAAGGAGCCCAAGAGGATATTGGAGTATTAGCCACTGAGAAGAAAAATGAGAACCTCAACACCCCAAATAAAGAACCACCAAG